In Nicotiana tabacum cultivar K326 unplaced genomic scaffold, ASM71507v2 Un00057, whole genome shotgun sequence, a single genomic region encodes these proteins:
- the LOC142178922 gene encoding uncharacterized protein LOC142178922: MTTFNEMEEFCFDAYENAAMYKERMKFVHEKNILKWEFKSCDLGLLFNSRLKFFSGKLNSKWYGSFKVVNVSSYGAMELESQDRTFTFKENGQSVKQYLGTIGERYLVEQLAHKDGPTATPTTD, translated from the coding sequence ATGACAACATTCAACGAGATGGAAGAATTCTGTTTTGATGCCTATGAGAATGCAGCCATGTATAAGGAAAGAATGAAGTTTGTTCATGAAAAGAATATTTTGAAGTGGGAATTCAAATCATGTGATTTGGGCTTACTCTTCAACTCACGACTGAAGTTCTTTTCGGGaaaactcaactccaaatggtATGGCTCGTTCAAAGTTGTGAATGTGTCTTCCTATGGCGCTATGGAATTGGAATCCCAGGACAGGACTTTTACCTTCAAAGAAAATGGCCAAAGTGTCAAGCAATACCTCGGAACCATTGGAGAAAGGTACTTGGTAGAACAACTTGCACACAAAGATGGTCCTACAGCAACCCCCACCACTGATTAG